The region gtttcaaaataccatcaaattgatttagatatatattgatcaataaattattgatttctttgtttattactaaatatgggtgaatttAGTAGTTTacatcaaatcactctaatgatctcccgatttagtgcataatgacttagttgatcatttgTCCTGACTCTAAATACCaccaaattgattaagtatatatactgatcactaaatatcattgactttttttgtttatcactaaatatgggtgaatcaagtagttcacatcaaatcactctaatgattACCCGATTTAGTGCATAATGACTTAGTTGATGTAATCCCGACTttaaataccatcaaattgacaACCATATATAGTTGCGTAAAAATCATTGATTTTCTTGGCTATCacaaatatgggtgaatcaagtagttcacatcaaatcactctaatgatcactcgatttagtgcatagtgACAGCTTGATCATCCGTTTGAatcaaaacaccatcaaattgacTATATACAtggttgatcactaaatatcattgatttctgTTGTTTATGACTAAATATGTTCAACATAGTTCACATCAAATTCGTTTAAcaatcactcgatttagtgcataaaACTTAGTTGATCATGTGTCCcgactcaaaataccatcaaattatatatatatatatatatatatatatatatatatatatatatataacaaaaatatttgtgaactaataatgtccaaaagggtgggccccatactaaatctcaatataaaaataaaaaaataataaaaaaagaaactatataaagtcTGTTTCATCCATGCTTTGTAAAATatgtcccttaaaaaaaaatgggatgggccccatactaaataacacttgttgcaataaaaaaaaagttgttggaaaaaaagttGTCAACTCACTATTCCAAACTCATAGAAAATAAAGTGGTACACAttttaacaaaatcaagtaatattaaaaaaaaacaaagttgaaccccatattaaaaaaaaaatatgcaatGTTAATAAAAAAAACTACTTTGTAAGCAAcgctaatataataaagttttagataagcTCTTATACAACAATGTTATATTAACTTTTTGcaacataatatatgtatatatattatatgcataacaatagtgcaaactaataatgtccaaaaaaaaaagtggaccccaactaaacaacatcaataaataaaaaaaagtgaaacccaccatctccaaactcaccgtaaaaaaaaaaaataacccaTGACAAaacaagcaatatcaaaaaaaaaaagaacccccatattaaaaaaaataatgtcaaaaaaaagtaCTTTGTAAATCGGGgaatataataaagatttagatttacaaactacaatattatatttttcttgaacatagtgtgtgtgtgtgtgtgtgtatatatatatatatatatatgcataaaaatagtgcaaattaataatgtccaaaaaaaaatgcaccccatattaaaaatcaaaataatattaatGTAATTTCCAAAGCATCTCTTTAAGTCAATAAttggattcattgccacgtgcgtatcaatccattagtaggagcaaatgaaattgcttttcttcaaaaggtaaAGTAGTCAAactatacaattttttttaaagcaaaattaattagattttggggtgggtgggtggagtTATAttcgccatgtcatttatttattatgtttactaaaataaatatacctaaaatatttatattttaaaataagatagaatttaattacttttttatttttattcttactctaataaatgtgaaaagagattaatgtgtaaaaaaaaaatatcaaatagagatcaaataatgaataaggtaaattagtcaaattatagtTCTAATCGACGTTTTAAAAAAGACCATGCAAAGACAAAATGGCAAGtaaaaatgagctaaaccgagaatatttaccaaaaaaaaaaatagtatttcttcgtttaaatagaaaatcaatttctattttgtttcgtgtttaaatattaaaattaatttaataatttgaattagaattatcaaatcaaaatttgataaaaaataataagtattttacacctttaaattaatcgaattaaaattgaaagtatcaaggGACGCTTAAATATTATATTGctttatctcaaagagaaaaatagtttcctttttaaacaaatctttttaaaaaatattaataaatttgccgattttgtaagtataaaaaattaatgtttttgaggcaaaatattaatttaaataaaGCTTAgagctaatatatatatatatatatatatatatatatatatatagaatcatattaaAATCAACTACATCTTTAATTCAAATATTATCACCTCTGCTCAATAGAAAAAACTTAGAGTATCTCCTTATATTCTTGAATGTTCCGACATCCACCACTACTGCATCCCCACGTGGACACTTCACAGTCATCAACTGGATGAGCCTTTGTGCAAATATCACCACATCATTTGACTCAGTGACAAATTCACTTCTCAACTCTTGATCTTCCTTTcagtgccaaaaaaaaaaaagatgtctGTAACTTTACTACAACAAAGTTTCCTAATTagtcctctttcttcttcaacatACAAACCGAGAAAAAATGCCACTTTCTTTCCTGTACATAGCACTAAAATCTTGTGCAAACACAGCCCTGATGACTCGCAAGACTCTTTAAGGTAACATTTAAAGATAATGGGTAAAAGGTTTTCATTTTGCCTCTTTCATTTTCTTGGTTCTTGATGGAGTCTATTCGGTTTAGGGAAATAACACTTTATgtctatttggagaaaatatttactcGAAATGGCCCATATTCTTAAAATTACCCGAAATGGCCCACTTATAtgttattatacacttttatacaaggttgatataTTGTTTACAGTAAGTGTATAATGTTGAATATCATGTGTATAAACAGTgttgccaaaaaagaaaagttgggTATGCGGATGTAAATTACAAATATGGCTACAtggatgtaatattttatgctagattgtatattattgaaattatcccttcttctttttttaccaattcttgtttctttttaggaaaagtgaaaataaatttGCTAAGTTGGCATTAGTTGCAGTGGCAGCTGGTGCTTTGGCACTGGGCTCAGTGGATGCAGCATCAGCTGCTAAGAGTGGTGGGAGAGTTGGTGGTCAGGCTTTTCGATCATCGGCTCCTCGTTCTTCGTCGCCAAGAATCAATAATTCAAGGTAAATTCTACTGTGTTTTCAGTCAAAAGAGTTCTTTTATTTAGTAGCGTTACCCCGTATTCGCATAGTATCTTACTCTTCAATTTTGCTATTACCTGTTACTTCGTTTGCTTTGTTTATCttgctattatgttgttgttattttcctTTCTATTCTGGTTTAATTACACTTCTtttgagccaagggtctatcggaaacaacttcTCTACTCCACAAAGTTAGGGGTAAGATCTGCCTACATCCTTCCCTCCCCAGACCctacttgtgggattatactggatatgttgttgttgttgtgttgaatATATagtttaagtaaataaaatgtaTCTTCTATAACAATTTAAGGCTgttagatgagatggtcacacaaTTAAGTATGGTCTTAATGTGGTCCTTAGATATCCTAGGTTCAAGTCTCACCTCCACTACTTACATAAAAAAACTTCCACATCTTGGCCTATGAAAAATAATCATGCCTGCATCTAGAGGGGTTTGTTGAAGACATAATTAAGTACATAAGATTATATTCACTGCACCAgattaagcttttagatgagatggtcatACAATTCAATTATCAATAACCTTGAAACATGTAAATTTGAGGCTATTATGTTGTCGTTATTTTCCTTTCTGTTGAATGATGTATCTTCATATGGTGAAATGCTTCTAGTTCTGAAATTTGGACACAGAGAGAAGGTTTCAATGTGGCGCACATGTAAAGACGTTGGGCTAGTTTGGGTAGAAATGAAAACGGAAAAGGCAGTATAAATCTGTTACAACTAGGATGTTTCCCATATAACGAGGACAAACAGAGGGCACAGAAGATGCTAGAGATTTCAGTCATTGGGTCGAGACAATTTTAAGGCAACAAATTTTGCGTTGAGCCACTGGAAAGAACATAGGTATTGCAAAAGTGGTGATGTGAGCTGAACACTAACTTCTTAATGCTATTATCTGAGACCTTGGCAAGCTATTCATTTTATATGGGTAACTAATATTTTCGGACATTGCCTTGCTGATCCTTATGTTAGTGGTGACTTTCATCTGATTCTACATGCCCTTTTTTCAATTCATCGagtgttgctcccaaacgcacacgcaagtatacgtggtcgtacaagtaatatagaacttttaagtccagatatcgatcccatagagacttagattctctttgttaaactaattcaaattcgaataaaactattcaagaaagtgaaaatcaaggtgTTTGTTGTAACTAAACTAAATCTGAAAAGTAACCAATttatgatgggtgtttttgtgactgaGAATATTTTGACAAAGACTGTAAgatttatcagatgagagaaagttttagggtcatggctttccaCAATCTAGTTGATCTTCGGacaattctacctatcttatttcctgggttactagttgatgggttaattataactttatgatgttctctcgaactactcgctttgtagatgttactataacgcctatatctacATGGTCGtaagaggtaacaagaacgcatttaattCTCGCGTtgactaagtagggctaaagggtatatctcatCCTcggtagcgaaacgattaaatcgaacaaactctatttattcttattacgtacgtgaattccctttctcgaGTCCGATTCACGCACCAcggatagtgtctaactattggccggataatcaaacaattaagatcaagaataaataagcaacccaaaatatggaaaatcaatagataataattgtccTCAAACCAACCCTCGTACTGTCGCCTGACCCcgaaattaagaagtttagctactcatgattctcaatgaacaacaagaattcatgaagaaaCTATGGTTAAAAagatggaaaataaaataaacctagagagagaaagtagaacggtggcttacaagtcttaGAATATCCCAGCCCACCGTTTACAGCTGATAAAACATCTATATATAGCCTAgggttaaaacaaaaaataagtaagctAATCCCGATCGAAACGGGAAAGCTGTGCCTAACCTCGCTTTCCTTCCCCGATGCGGATGGATCGCGCAAGCCAGGTTCCGCTTTTCTTCCGAGCCTGATGGTGAATGTTGGTCAGAAGCTTGTTTTGTGCTCTTTCTTCACGCGATGCGGATGAAAAGCCTGATTGTGCAATTTGATTAGAGATAGAATTCCTTCGCTGTTGTTCCACAATGCGGATGGATAGCGGACTCTTCAGTTCGTCACTTCTTCTCTGCTGTTTCTGCTTCTCATGTCGCCACGATCAGATGCCAAAGCTTCCAAAAAGTCCACCAAATTGCTCATTTCTCCTCCAAATGGTTGTGTTGCACCTattcacaaaacataacaacatAAGCCCGGATACACCGATTTTGTATTCAAGAATGCAAGTAAAGTACTAAGTTTTAGAGGGAAAGCGACACGAAACTTCAAATATTTGTTCCAAATATCATCGAGTAGTATAGTTTATTTCATCTCAAATGGAGGTCCTACTTTTCTTATTGAGGATTGATTTGACTAATTGTTGAAGTTTAATCAGACTTGTAGTAGTTAAAACTTTATAAAACTGTTTTAAAGCTGCAAACATATACCCATTTGAAAATGATGCATAGGTATTATTGAATCTTATAAATGCAATAGAGAGATTCAATTGCCTCAGACATACAATGTACAATAAGAATTTTGaaattgggaagatgttaatgTAGTAGTAGTTCCTCTTCAGTACAGTACTCTCCATGCCAAAAGGTACAACACCAACAGTTGTATTTGCCTTGGCTTTCTGTTGAATGATTGTATCTTGATATGGTGAAAGGCTTCTAGTACTGAAATTCGGACGGAGAGAAGGTTTCAATGTGGCGTACATGTAAAGACGTTGGGGATAGTTTGGGTAGAaatggaaaaggaaagaagTGATAACTTGGCAGGAGTAAAAGGAAAAGGCAGTGTAAATCCGTTATAACTAGGATGTTTCCAATATAATGAGGACAAACAGAGGATATGGAAAAATGATGCTAGAGATCTCAGTCATTGGGACCGAGACAATTTTAAGGCAACAAATTTTGCTTTGAGCGATTGGAAGGAACGCAGGTATTGTAAAAGTGTGCTTTGAGCTGATTCTAACTTTTTAATGCTATGATTTGAGACCTTACCAAGTTATTCATTTTATATGGGGAAATATGTTCAGATATTATTACCTTGCTGACCCTTATGTTAATGGTGACTATTCATCTGATTCTACATGCTCTTTTGTTAATTAATCAACTATTCAAGTAGTACAAGTTATATTTTTCTTAGTTCACGGTTTCCCAGCATCACTGTCCTGGCATTCAAATGAAGCATCATGAAGTAAGCACCCTGAAACTTTCCTTCTAGAGTCGTAAGATATTGTGCCATCTGAAAAATTTAACTTTTGTTATTGTGTAACTTGAAAATTGACTGGAGTCAACCGTATTAGAAGTCACCTTGGATGGAAAAGGAAAGCACTAGAACTCCTCCTCTTTATGTTTGTTCTAGATTAGTTAGTCTCATATCTAAGTCTTCATTTCAATATCCAGATTCTAGCTTTATATATTAATTTACTCACTATACTTTTTAGCACTTTAgctccctttctttttttttttttttttttttttttttttttggagttccTAATTAAACTAGGGAAGTAGAACAAGGTGTATCTTAATATTCCTAAAACTTTTCACTTTTAAAGGATAGGACAAATTTCTGGAGAGAGCCTATATTACTTGAATACATAGCCACAAGGATAACTCTGTGTTTACTATCAAAAGATTTCAGGTTCTAGTGGAAACAATTCCATCATCTTTCGATTATGATTTCCTCTCTGGGTTTTAAGTTCCTTGATTCCTAAAGTTCTGGGAATGCCTCTGGGTGCAAAAACAAAGTCCAAGGGGATCTGGAATGGAGTGATAGAGAAGTGTGAGAAGAAGTTGACAAACTGGAAGAGTCAGTATCTCTCTTTGGGGGGAAGATTAACCTTGGTGAACAGTGTTCTAGATGCGCTTCCATCATATATGATGTCAGTGTTCCCCACCCCAGTAAATGTGATAAAAAGGATTGATGCACTGAGAAGGGATTTCTTCTGGCAAGGGAAATGAAGATAAGAAGAAGTTCCACCTAGTCAAGTGGGAAGAGATGACCATCGACAAAAAAGAAGGGTAGTAGGCATAAGAGATATGATCAGGCAGAACAAAAGCTTGTTGATGAAATGGTTGTGGAAGTTTGCAACAACTGATAACTTACTCTGGAAGGAGGTTATCATTGCAAAATATGGGCTGGAGGATAAATGGATGACAGAAGTGGTTACTACTCCTTatggttgtagtgtgtggaGATCCATTAGAAACTTATGGCCACTGATTTTAGCTAGGTCAAATTTCAAAGTGGGTAAAGGTCTGAAGGTGTCTTTTTGGAATGAAAGATGGTGTGGCCAGGCATCTTTGAGGCAAATGTATCCAGATATATACACTTTGTGTCAAACCCAACAAGCCACAGTGGCTGACATGTGGACAGGGCAAGGTTGGAATCTAAATCTTAGAAGAAATTTGAATGATTAATGACAAGAATTGCAGAATTTTATGACACAGTTGCACAGTTCAACAATCTATCAGGGGAAAGTGACACTTTGGAATGGAAATTTGAGAGTACAGGAAGCTTCACTGTTAATTCTGCATACAGGAATCTGAACTCAACAGGGAATACATGAGGAAGGGTGGCCATGGAGGATGATTTGGAAAAACAAAATTCCTTACAAGGTGAACTGTTTTTCTTGACTATTGGCTAAGGAGGCAGTGTTGACAcatgaaaacttgaagaaagagGATTTCAACTTTGTTCAAGATGTTACTTATGTGGAGGAAACAAAGCAGAGACAGTAAACCATCTCTTTTTGCACTGCAAGTGGACAGACCAGCTCTGGCAAATTTTTATCAGTATGAGGAAGATCAAATGGGTGAAACCAGGAAGCATAAAAGAAATGATGAGGAGCTGGAACAAGGATGGCAATGCAAGCAAGAAAGGAGGAGAGATGGAAGATTGTCCTGCAAGTATCTGGTGGACAGTATGGAAGGAGAGAAATCAGAGATGTTTTGAAGACAAGCAGAGCAGCATTCAGAAACTTAAGATGAATTGTATAGCTCTTTAttacttttggtgtaaacaggaGGTGTTAAGTCAAACAGAAGATAGTTTTACAACTTTAGATTGGTTGTAATCTAGTGGAATATAGGAGGACAATATGTAAGATGTAATACTTTTGAAGGGGGACTACATATTTTGATGTAGTATACCTGTGGAAATATAGACTAACTGttacctttttcaaaaaaaaaatgcaataagCTCTCATGAACGGGGAACGGATGGGAAGTAAATGCAAAAAAGAACTGTGAGTAATTGGTCACATACAAATTATGTCAGTATCTAGTGCAAGCAATACTAAAGCAAATATTCGTGTAGAACCTAAAACCTTCATTCTACAAGACGAGACATGGTTAAGTTCCCTATtgagtgtgatttttatgttcTTCAATAGGCTACGAAGCTACAATACAAGAATCTTTATGACCATAATTTTGTTCTTGTTACCGAAATAATACAGACAACATTTTAGACAGGTCAAAAAGAATTTACTCAAACATGGAGATATAAGTATATGGGTTCACGTGCATGAATATGCTTACAGTTCAAGGTCTCATGGTTAATGAATAGACATGGTTATTGTTGTGTACTTTGATTGGATAATATTCTCTTTATCTgttgtaaaaacaaaaaaaataataataaagctTTTAGCTTTGGTTTGCTAAGACTAGCTGTTAATATCACAATTCATGGAGTGTGAACTTATTTCAAGTTCCTACTCCACCTACTTTAAACCTGTCCTTTTTTACGTTCAATGATGCATGTTGACCTTCGTCCTCGTTACTCTCCATTTTCGCATCTGGATCCATGGTTATTATCTATATTAGACAGCACAGTATTGTTTCGTACTTTAGATTATGCTCTTTCTCaggcatcttttttttttttttttttgtgttgataAAACTTTCGAGCTTCTTAAATAGTTTAGTCCTGAAGAAAATCACTGTTGTGAAATATTTCAGCGTAGTAAActttctttccaacttcaaatgTACCGATTCTTGGTGCTTATTGGAATACGTGTATGTCATGAAATTGGAGTGATGTTTTTGAAAGAACAGTTCACTTCAAGAACCAATGGA is a window of Lycium ferocissimum isolate CSIRO_LF1 chromosome 12, AGI_CSIRO_Lferr_CH_V1, whole genome shotgun sequence DNA encoding:
- the LOC132039588 gene encoding uncharacterized protein LOC132039588, producing MSVTLLQQSFLISPLSSSTYKPRKNATFFPVHSTKILCKHSPDDSQDSLRKSENKFAKLALVAVAAGALALGSVDAASAAKSGGRVGGQAFRSSAPRSSSPRINNSRTNIYVNPPVAPPLVGGYGYGVPFYGGWGWSPFSFFAPGPGVAVGVGGGFDTLVLFLVLGAVAAVIRRVFGSSRDEDEY